From Methylomonas sp. EFPC3, a single genomic window includes:
- the hfq gene encoding RNA chaperone Hfq, with protein MSKAQNLQDNFLNALRKEHTPVSIFLVNGIKLQGRVDSFDQYVVMLKNTVNQMVYKHAISTIVPGKNVNMHRDAEPSDES; from the coding sequence ATGTCGAAAGCACAAAACTTGCAGGACAATTTTTTGAACGCCCTGAGAAAAGAGCATACCCCAGTGTCGATTTTCTTGGTGAATGGCATCAAGCTGCAAGGTCGCGTCGATTCTTTCGATCAGTATGTGGTGATGCTGAAAAACACCGTCAACCAAATGGTTTACAAACACGCCATTTCCACCATCGTCCCTGGCAAGAACGTCAATATGCACCGTGATGCCGAGCCTAGCGACGAGAGCTAA
- a CDS encoding carboxynorspermidine decarboxylase, with protein MLNAAELKRHVSSSPAFVLDEAQVLANLQPLSALRAASGGKVLYAIKALPLAHLLGLIKPQVDGFSVSSLFEAKLAHEILADQGSIHLTTPGLRPDEFAEMAELCSHISFNSLSQHQRLSGLSPHYSPGLRVNPKLPFAADRRFDPCRPHSKLGVDIELLRDGVPGGVAGLQFHTVFSCRDLAPLQTTVQALRPILERNRQLRWLNLGGGYLYHDIADLDSLAELIAGLRSEFAIEVYLEPGKAIVGNAGYLVATVLDRFVSDGKQVLMLDTSINHHPEVFEYQIRPRLLDEVTEGGQSAILAGSTCLAGDVFGEYRFDRVPEVGEKLVFADVGAYTLIKANRFNGYNLPDVYTWNRSGLTLQKRYDYADYRRQW; from the coding sequence ATGTTGAATGCTGCCGAACTGAAACGGCACGTCTCCAGCTCTCCGGCTTTTGTGTTGGATGAAGCGCAGGTGCTGGCCAATTTACAACCGTTATCGGCATTGCGCGCGGCGAGCGGCGGCAAGGTGTTGTATGCGATCAAGGCCTTGCCTTTGGCGCATCTGTTGGGATTGATCAAACCGCAAGTCGACGGCTTCTCGGTCAGCTCCTTGTTCGAAGCCAAGCTGGCGCACGAAATTTTGGCTGATCAGGGAAGCATTCATTTGACCACGCCCGGTCTGCGTCCAGACGAATTTGCTGAAATGGCAGAGCTGTGCAGTCATATCAGTTTCAATTCCTTGTCGCAGCACCAGCGATTATCCGGTCTGAGCCCTCATTATTCGCCGGGCTTGCGGGTTAATCCCAAATTGCCGTTTGCGGCGGATCGGCGGTTCGATCCGTGCCGGCCGCATTCCAAGCTCGGCGTCGATATCGAGTTGTTGCGGGATGGCGTGCCGGGCGGCGTCGCGGGTTTGCAGTTCCATACCGTGTTTTCTTGTCGCGATTTGGCGCCGCTGCAAACGACCGTGCAAGCCTTGCGGCCCATTCTGGAACGCAATCGGCAACTGCGCTGGCTGAATCTGGGCGGCGGTTATCTGTACCACGATATCGCCGATCTTGACTCGCTGGCCGAGCTGATCGCCGGGCTGCGTTCGGAGTTTGCCATTGAGGTGTATTTGGAGCCGGGTAAGGCCATCGTCGGTAACGCCGGTTATTTGGTGGCGACGGTGCTGGACCGCTTTGTCAGCGACGGCAAGCAGGTGTTGATGCTGGATACCTCGATCAACCACCATCCGGAGGTGTTCGAGTACCAAATCAGGCCGCGTTTATTGGACGAAGTTACCGAGGGTGGTCAGTCTGCGATTTTGGCCGGTTCGACTTGTCTGGCCGGCGACGTGTTCGGCGAATACCGTTTCGATCGCGTTCCGGAAGTCGGCGAAAAATTGGTGTTTGCCGATGTCGGTGCTTATACCCTGATCAAGGCCAACCGGTTCAACGGCTACAATTTGCCGGATGTTTATACCTGGAACCGGTCCGGGTTAACATTGCAGAAACGTTACGATTATGCCGATTATCGCCGGCAGTGGTAA
- the ettA gene encoding energy-dependent translational throttle protein EttA, translating to MAQYIFSMNRVGKVVPPKKYILKDISLSFFPGAKIGVLGLNGSGKSTLLRIMAGVDKEIEGEAIPLKGINIGYLPQEPQLDPTKNVRGIIEESVQHIKDALAKLDAVYAAYADPDADFDKLAAEQAKLEDIINACDGHNLDRQLEIAADALRLPDWDADINKLSGGEKRRVALCRLLLSKPDMLLLDEPTNHLDAESVAWLERFLHDYTGTVVAVTHDRYFLDNVAGWILELDRGMGIPWEGNYSSWLEQKEKRLELEEKQESSRQKAMKAELEWVRQNPKGRHAKSKARLARFEELSSVEVQQRNETQEIYIPPGPRLGDVVIDADNISKGFGDRLLINNLSFKLPPGGIVGIIGPNGAGKTTLFKMMAGMEQPDSGAFNFGQTVQLSYVEQFRDDMDNNKTVWEEISDGLDMITVGKYETPSRAYCGRFNFKGADQQKRIGDLSGGERNRVHLAKLLKSGGNVLLLDEPTNDLDVETLRALEEALLGFPGCAVVISHDRWFLDRIATHMLAFEGDSEVVWFEGNYADYEADRHRRLGTDADNPRRIKYKKIG from the coding sequence ATGGCGCAATATATTTTCTCCATGAACCGGGTCGGCAAGGTGGTGCCGCCTAAAAAATACATCCTGAAGGACATCTCGCTGTCGTTTTTTCCGGGGGCGAAGATCGGTGTGTTGGGTCTGAACGGCTCCGGTAAATCGACGCTGCTGCGGATCATGGCCGGCGTTGACAAGGAAATCGAAGGCGAAGCGATTCCGCTGAAGGGCATTAACATCGGCTATTTGCCGCAAGAGCCGCAGCTGGATCCGACCAAAAACGTGCGCGGCATCATCGAAGAATCCGTGCAGCACATCAAGGATGCGTTGGCAAAACTGGATGCGGTTTACGCGGCCTATGCCGATCCGGACGCCGATTTCGATAAATTGGCCGCCGAACAGGCCAAATTGGAAGACATCATCAACGCTTGTGATGGCCATAACCTGGATCGGCAACTGGAAATCGCCGCCGATGCGCTACGCTTGCCGGATTGGGATGCCGACATCAACAAGCTGTCCGGTGGCGAAAAGCGTCGCGTCGCGTTGTGCCGCTTGTTGCTGTCCAAACCCGATATGCTGTTGCTGGACGAGCCGACCAACCACTTGGATGCCGAATCGGTTGCCTGGCTGGAGCGCTTCCTGCACGATTACACCGGTACCGTCGTTGCGGTAACCCACGACCGTTACTTTCTGGATAACGTCGCCGGCTGGATTCTGGAACTGGACCGCGGTATGGGTATTCCTTGGGAAGGCAACTATTCGTCCTGGCTGGAACAGAAGGAAAAACGTCTGGAGCTGGAGGAGAAGCAGGAATCGTCTCGCCAGAAAGCCATGAAGGCCGAATTGGAATGGGTAAGGCAGAATCCGAAAGGCCGTCACGCCAAAAGCAAGGCGCGTCTGGCCCGCTTTGAAGAGTTGTCGTCGGTGGAAGTGCAACAGCGCAACGAGACTCAGGAAATTTATATTCCGCCCGGACCGCGCCTGGGCGACGTCGTGATTGATGCCGATAATATCAGTAAAGGCTTCGGCGATCGCTTGTTGATCAACAATTTGAGCTTCAAATTGCCGCCGGGCGGCATCGTCGGGATTATCGGCCCGAATGGCGCCGGTAAAACCACGCTGTTTAAAATGATGGCCGGCATGGAACAGCCGGATTCAGGTGCGTTTAATTTCGGCCAAACCGTGCAGTTGTCCTACGTCGAGCAGTTCCGCGATGATATGGATAACAATAAAACTGTTTGGGAAGAGATTTCCGACGGTCTGGACATGATTACGGTCGGCAAGTACGAAACGCCGTCGCGCGCTTACTGCGGGCGCTTCAATTTTAAGGGGGCGGATCAGCAAAAACGCATCGGCGACTTGTCCGGCGGCGAACGCAACCGCGTACATTTGGCCAAGCTATTGAAAAGCGGCGGTAACGTCTTGCTGCTCGACGAGCCGACCAACGATTTGGACGTCGAAACTTTGCGAGCACTGGAAGAGGCGTTGCTGGGCTTTCCGGGTTGCGCTGTGGTGATCTCGCACGATCGCTGGTTCCTGGATCGGATTGCCACCCATATGCTGGCGTTCGAAGGCGACAGCGAGGTGGTCTGGTTCGAAGGCAATTACGCCGATTACGAAGCCGACCGCCATCGCCGGTTGGGAACCGACGCCGATAATCCGCGCCGGATCAAATACAAAAAAATCGGCTAA
- the miaA gene encoding tRNA (adenosine(37)-N6)-dimethylallyltransferase MiaA has translation MSELQKPGAILLMGPTASGKTALGVALAQALDTEIISVDSALVYRGMDIGTAKPTQAERGGVPHHLIDILDPSEAFSTGQFRNRALELMADITARGKLPLLVGGTMLYFNALTQGLAQLPEADPEIRQRLDAELESLGKEVLHARLAQVDPQAAARIHVNDPQRVQRALEVYEISGRPLSSFFGAEQQDEHPYRFIKLIVAPEQRKTLHDKIAERFDSMLELGFLEEVRALWQRGDLDESMPSIRCVGYRQAWSYLNGEYDLATMRDKAIVATRQLAKRQFTWLRKEQDACHLISGSTDLLQQALHHCRERG, from the coding sequence ATGAGCGAATTGCAAAAACCGGGCGCCATCTTGCTGATGGGGCCGACCGCTTCCGGCAAGACCGCGTTAGGCGTGGCCTTGGCCCAGGCCTTAGACACCGAAATCATCAGCGTCGATTCGGCGCTGGTCTATCGCGGGATGGACATCGGCACCGCCAAGCCGACCCAGGCCGAGCGCGGCGGCGTGCCGCATCATTTGATCGATATCCTCGATCCCAGTGAAGCCTTTTCCACCGGCCAATTCCGCAACCGCGCGCTGGAGTTGATGGCCGACATCACCGCGCGCGGCAAACTGCCGTTGCTGGTCGGCGGCACAATGCTGTATTTCAATGCGCTGACCCAGGGTTTGGCGCAGTTGCCGGAAGCCGATCCGGAAATTCGCCAGCGGCTGGACGCGGAACTGGAATCGCTGGGAAAGGAAGTGCTGCATGCCCGCTTGGCGCAAGTCGACCCGCAAGCGGCGGCGCGCATTCACGTCAACGATCCCCAGCGCGTGCAGCGCGCGCTGGAAGTCTACGAAATCAGCGGCCGGCCGTTATCCAGTTTTTTCGGTGCCGAGCAACAAGATGAGCATCCTTACCGCTTTATCAAACTGATCGTCGCGCCGGAGCAACGCAAAACCTTGCACGACAAAATCGCCGAGCGTTTCGATTCAATGCTGGAGCTGGGCTTTCTCGAAGAAGTCCGGGCATTATGGCAACGCGGCGATCTGGACGAAAGCATGCCGTCGATCCGCTGCGTCGGTTACCGCCAAGCCTGGTCTTATTTAAACGGCGAATACGATCTGGCGACAATGCGCGACAAAGCCATCGTCGCTACCCGGCAACTGGCCAAACGTCAATTTACTTGGCTACGCAAGGAGCAGGACGCCTGCCATTTGATCAGCGGCTCCACCGATCTGCTACAACAAGCGTTACATCACTGCCGCGAACGTGGATAA
- a CDS encoding 5-formyltetrahydrofolate cyclo-ligase, whose amino-acid sequence MDKANQRQIAYAARNAQPDKETLSIEICNRVIAQSWYQAADTVMWYLHCRSEVRTLPTVAAELVGGKRIVVPYCTVDASGQKQLGLWRLQALDELRPGMWNILEPPRERWQEPAKQVRAEELDAVIVPGVAFDRQGGRLGNGAGYYDRLLACVRPHVVLAAVCYEAQLVPAVAMDRHDVFMDFVVTEQAVYSGRGRAGC is encoded by the coding sequence GTGGATAAAGCTAACCAACGCCAAATCGCTTACGCTGCCCGCAATGCCCAGCCTGATAAGGAAACGCTGAGCATTGAAATCTGCAACCGGGTTATCGCGCAGTCCTGGTATCAGGCCGCCGATACCGTGATGTGGTATCTGCATTGTCGCTCGGAAGTGCGGACTTTACCGACCGTCGCCGCCGAACTGGTCGGCGGCAAGCGTATCGTCGTGCCCTATTGCACGGTCGATGCTTCAGGCCAGAAGCAATTGGGCCTTTGGCGTTTGCAAGCGCTCGACGAGTTGCGGCCGGGCATGTGGAATATTCTCGAACCGCCGCGCGAGCGCTGGCAGGAGCCGGCAAAGCAGGTTCGCGCCGAGGAACTGGACGCCGTCATCGTGCCGGGTGTGGCTTTCGATCGGCAGGGCGGACGCTTGGGTAACGGTGCCGGTTATTACGACCGGTTATTGGCTTGTGTGCGGCCCCACGTGGTGTTGGCGGCGGTCTGCTACGAGGCGCAATTGGTACCCGCGGTTGCGATGGACCGGCACGATGTTTTCATGGACTTTGTTGTCACCGAGCAGGCGGTTTATTCGGGCCGGGGCAGAGCCGGATGTTGA
- a CDS encoding methyltransferase domain-containing protein translates to MSATIYTLEPNQDYRDQSLRHGAELSTAELQADAAKHYDDCYHDYLFAWCNRDNLALHYGYWDDAKPYDQHQALLNKNQVLYEKAGIQPGDHVLDAGCGIGGSTIWMAKQHGNRVTGITISAKQADYARDHAKRHGVAESVDFQVADFCATPFADASFDVVWALESSCHALNKGDFLEEAWRVLKPGGRIVVCDGFVLQRQFSPEQWQAVVTCLNGWAVPNLCSRDEFTGLLQQQGFANIVCHDITAQTQASVEHMYKVAKRLKPVQTISQWLGLRSKAQTANYLVGLAQYQLFTEKLTEYCIFTAYKN, encoded by the coding sequence ATGTCAGCCACGATTTATACCCTAGAACCGAACCAGGATTACCGCGACCAAAGCCTGCGCCACGGCGCCGAGCTGTCCACCGCCGAACTGCAAGCCGACGCGGCCAAGCATTACGACGACTGCTATCACGATTATCTGTTCGCCTGGTGCAACCGCGACAACCTGGCCTTGCACTACGGCTATTGGGACGACGCCAAACCTTACGACCAGCACCAGGCCCTGCTCAATAAAAACCAGGTGCTGTACGAAAAAGCCGGGATACAGCCCGGCGACCACGTGTTGGACGCCGGCTGCGGCATCGGCGGCAGTACGATCTGGATGGCCAAACAGCACGGCAACCGGGTCACCGGTATCACTATCAGCGCCAAACAGGCCGACTATGCCCGCGACCACGCCAAGCGCCACGGTGTAGCCGAGTCGGTGGATTTTCAAGTGGCGGATTTTTGCGCGACGCCGTTCGCCGATGCCTCGTTCGATGTGGTGTGGGCCTTGGAAAGCTCCTGCCACGCGTTGAATAAAGGCGATTTTTTAGAGGAAGCCTGGCGGGTATTGAAACCGGGCGGCCGCATTGTGGTCTGCGACGGCTTTGTGTTGCAACGCCAGTTCAGTCCCGAGCAATGGCAAGCCGTCGTAACCTGCCTCAACGGCTGGGCCGTACCCAATTTGTGCAGCCGCGACGAATTTACCGGCCTATTGCAACAACAAGGTTTCGCCAACATCGTTTGCCACGACATCACCGCGCAAACCCAGGCTTCGGTCGAGCATATGTACAAGGTAGCCAAACGCCTGAAACCGGTCCAAACTATCAGCCAATGGTTGGGGCTGCGTTCCAAGGCCCAAACCGCCAATTATTTGGTCGGCTTAGCACAGTACCAATTGTTTACTGAAAAACTGACCGAATACTGCATTTTTACCGCGTACAAAAACTAA
- a CDS encoding N-acetylmuramoyl-L-alanine amidase, with translation MQRIYRIFWIWGLLLPAVSAAATQAELGAVSYTSADRVVFNLSGPARHHAFVLKSPSRLVVDFTGAKLAQAVSQPPADHPLFAGARSAMRGSGDLRVVVELKADADAKVVMQGNALQVDLAAKPLPTAGEPVALVREKTATAAMPPLPAPEKSPKRSEMAIKPVAMKTANKAKGRNIVVAIDAGHGGKDVGAQGPNGTQEKDVVFAIARNLENLVNAQPGMKAVMIRNGDYFVKLDERRRIARAAKADLFVSIHADAFSDSQAHGASVYTLATKGASSAGAGWLAASENAVDGAAGAGEDRNETLASVLMDLSSKAAKEASQNVGNKVLRSVKGVGHLHRSAVQKAGFVVLKSQEIPSILVETAFISNPEEERRLTSKAYQYKMAAAVFNGIVGHFKQYAPADTLMAQLNRSAKAPRMVALNSVPDERPLPTPAAKSRVEAKALLADNDAAPAEAISVVAGGAGQTQHVINRGETLSGIAQHYGVSMRALRLANSMNDGNVRVGQVLQIPRDS, from the coding sequence ATGCAGCGAATTTATCGAATTTTCTGGATTTGGGGCTTGTTGTTGCCTGCCGTTTCGGCAGCGGCGACCCAGGCCGAGTTAGGCGCGGTCAGCTATACCTCGGCGGATCGTGTGGTGTTCAACTTGTCCGGCCCGGCGCGTCATCACGCTTTCGTGTTGAAAAGCCCGAGCCGCTTGGTAGTCGATTTCACCGGCGCAAAACTGGCGCAAGCCGTCAGTCAACCGCCGGCCGACCATCCGTTATTTGCCGGTGCCCGCAGTGCGATGCGCGGTAGCGGCGATTTACGGGTAGTGGTTGAGTTGAAAGCGGATGCCGATGCCAAAGTCGTGATGCAAGGCAATGCCTTGCAGGTCGATCTGGCAGCCAAACCGCTGCCGACCGCGGGCGAACCAGTGGCTTTAGTCCGCGAGAAAACCGCCACTGCCGCGATGCCGCCGCTACCGGCGCCGGAAAAATCGCCGAAAAGATCCGAAATGGCAATCAAACCGGTGGCGATGAAGACGGCCAATAAAGCCAAAGGCCGTAACATCGTCGTGGCGATCGATGCCGGTCATGGCGGTAAAGACGTCGGCGCCCAGGGGCCGAACGGCACCCAGGAAAAAGACGTGGTGTTCGCGATCGCCAGGAATCTGGAAAATCTGGTCAATGCCCAGCCGGGTATGAAAGCGGTGATGATCCGAAACGGCGATTATTTCGTCAAATTGGACGAACGCCGCCGGATCGCCCGCGCCGCCAAAGCCGATTTGTTCGTGTCGATCCACGCCGACGCCTTCAGCGATAGCCAGGCCCACGGCGCTTCGGTTTATACCTTGGCCACCAAAGGCGCTTCCAGTGCCGGTGCCGGTTGGTTGGCTGCCAGCGAAAACGCGGTCGACGGCGCGGCGGGAGCCGGCGAAGACCGTAATGAAACGCTCGCTTCGGTCTTGATGGATTTGTCCAGCAAGGCCGCGAAAGAAGCCAGCCAGAACGTCGGCAATAAGGTCTTGAGAAGCGTGAAAGGCGTGGGCCATTTGCACCGGAGCGCGGTGCAAAAAGCCGGCTTTGTCGTGTTGAAATCTCAGGAAATTCCGTCGATTCTGGTCGAAACCGCGTTTATCTCGAATCCGGAAGAAGAGCGGCGCCTGACCAGCAAAGCCTACCAATACAAAATGGCGGCGGCGGTGTTCAACGGCATCGTCGGCCATTTCAAACAATATGCGCCGGCCGATACGTTGATGGCGCAATTGAACCGTTCCGCCAAGGCGCCGCGGATGGTGGCGCTCAATTCCGTACCGGACGAACGGCCGCTACCGACCCCGGCGGCCAAGTCAAGAGTCGAGGCCAAAGCCTTGCTGGCTGACAACGACGCGGCGCCGGCCGAAGCCATTTCGGTGGTTGCCGGTGGCGCCGGCCAAACCCAGCACGTGATTAACCGCGGCGAGACCTTGTCCGGCATCGCTCAACACTACGGTGTGTCGATGCGGGCGTTGCGTCTGGCCAATTCGATGAACGACGGTAACGTCCGCGTCGGTCAGGTGCTGCAAATCCCGCGCGATAGCTGA
- the mutL gene encoding DNA mismatch repair endonuclease MutL, whose protein sequence is MRIHALPTQLVNQIAAGEVVERPASVVKELVENCFDAGATQIQIDVEQGGIRQIKIRDNGCGIVKDDLALALSRHATSKIASLEDLEHVASMGFRGEALPSISSVARLTLISRTADAECAWQVSADGSERNFDPQPDPHPPGTTVDVRDLFYNTPARRKFLKAEKTEFGHIESLIQKLALARFDVGFVLNHNQREVLNLKSADSQAAQEKRIAAICGAAFVDNCVKIEYAASGLRLHGWVGLPTFSRSQQDMQFFYVNGRLIKDRLVAHAVKQAYQDVLYHGRHPVFVLYLELDPALVDVNAHPTKLEVRFREGRMVHDFLFQALHRSLAEQRPGSQPLPQRIETVAEFSETVPASAPQRPTLNQQTALPMTFPAPTAGNASTAAPPTFGAYRLQPERTSAADVAEQIQAYAKLYPKNESVPAPQAATDSVMPPLGFALAHIHNIYILAETANGIILVDAHAAHERVTYERLKQHYHNRAIVSQPLLLPIKLQVTAAEADLAEQEHAFFLTLGFEINRSGPETVVLRATPALLAKTDVDQLVRDMLADLATHGVSHKAQESINQVLATMACHGSVRARRKLSIEEMNALLRDMEQTERIGQCNHGRPTWVALSHQDLDRFFMRGQ, encoded by the coding sequence ATGCGGATTCACGCTTTACCCACGCAATTAGTCAATCAAATCGCCGCCGGCGAGGTGGTTGAGCGGCCGGCGTCGGTGGTCAAGGAATTGGTGGAAAACTGTTTCGACGCCGGCGCCACCCAGATTCAAATCGATGTCGAGCAGGGCGGGATTCGCCAAATCAAAATTCGCGACAACGGCTGCGGTATCGTCAAGGACGATCTGGCGCTGGCGCTGTCGCGGCACGCCACCAGCAAGATTGCCTCGCTGGAAGATCTGGAACACGTCGCTAGCATGGGCTTTCGCGGCGAGGCCTTGCCCAGCATCAGTTCGGTGGCGCGGCTGACCTTGATTTCCCGCACTGCCGACGCCGAATGCGCCTGGCAAGTCAGCGCCGACGGCAGCGAGCGCAATTTCGACCCGCAGCCCGACCCGCATCCGCCCGGCACCACCGTCGATGTCCGCGACCTGTTTTACAACACCCCGGCCCGGCGCAAGTTTTTAAAAGCCGAGAAAACCGAATTTGGCCATATCGAGAGCCTGATCCAGAAACTGGCCCTGGCCCGGTTCGATGTCGGCTTTGTCCTGAACCACAATCAGCGCGAAGTGTTGAATCTGAAATCGGCGGACAGCCAAGCCGCCCAGGAGAAACGCATCGCGGCGATTTGCGGCGCGGCCTTCGTCGACAATTGCGTCAAGATCGAGTACGCCGCGTCAGGCTTGCGTCTGCACGGTTGGGTGGGCTTGCCGACCTTTTCCCGCAGCCAGCAGGACATGCAGTTTTTCTACGTCAACGGTCGCTTGATCAAAGACCGGCTGGTCGCTCATGCCGTCAAGCAGGCTTATCAGGACGTGCTCTACCATGGCCGCCATCCGGTGTTTGTCTTGTATCTGGAATTGGACCCGGCGCTGGTCGATGTCAATGCCCATCCAACCAAACTGGAAGTACGGTTTCGGGAAGGGCGGATGGTGCACGACTTCCTGTTTCAGGCGTTGCATCGCAGTCTGGCCGAGCAGCGGCCTGGTTCTCAGCCGTTACCGCAACGGATCGAAACCGTTGCCGAATTTTCGGAAACCGTGCCGGCGTCAGCGCCGCAGCGGCCAACTTTGAATCAGCAAACGGCGTTACCGATGACGTTTCCGGCGCCAACCGCCGGCAATGCAAGCACTGCTGCGCCACCAACGTTTGGCGCTTACCGGCTGCAGCCGGAACGAACTAGCGCGGCCGACGTTGCCGAGCAAATCCAGGCCTACGCCAAACTTTATCCAAAAAACGAGTCAGTGCCGGCGCCGCAGGCAGCGACGGATTCGGTCATGCCACCATTGGGTTTTGCCTTGGCCCACATTCACAACATTTACATCCTGGCCGAAACCGCCAACGGCATTATTTTGGTCGATGCCCACGCGGCGCACGAGCGGGTGACTTACGAGCGCTTGAAGCAGCACTACCACAACCGGGCCATCGTTTCGCAGCCTCTATTGTTGCCGATCAAATTGCAAGTGACGGCCGCCGAGGCCGATCTGGCCGAGCAAGAGCATGCGTTTTTCCTGACTCTGGGTTTTGAAATCAATCGTTCCGGCCCGGAAACCGTGGTGTTGCGGGCAACGCCGGCCTTGCTGGCGAAAACCGACGTCGACCAACTGGTGCGCGATATGTTGGCCGATCTGGCAACCCATGGCGTTAGCCATAAAGCCCAGGAAAGCATCAACCAAGTTCTGGCGACGATGGCTTGCCACGGTTCGGTGCGGGCTCGACGCAAACTTAGTATCGAAGAGATGAACGCCTTGTTGCGCGACATGGAACAAACCGAGCGCATCGGCCAATGCAACCACGGTCGGCCGACCTGGGTGGCGTTGAGCCACCAAGATTTGGACCGGTTTTTCATGCGCGGCCAATAA
- a CDS encoding TatD family hydrolase — MPVSAPFIDIHSHGNRQDAAWQILSLDISEIAELPPLLSASNHQYFSIGTHPWNIDRQDQQRNWQIQHRLCNDPRVLAVGESGLDKCIDIPLERQTAVFQGQIELAEQIGKPLIVHCVRAYNELIPLKKSARPNQAWLVHGFTGKPALAEQLLRHGCYLSFGKYLLTPGHPSRKALLITPLERLFLETDASTQLSISEIYNEAAKILGLDIQTLQRRIVANFQRVFLHD, encoded by the coding sequence ATGCCTGTATCTGCACCATTCATTGATATCCATAGCCACGGCAATCGGCAGGACGCGGCTTGGCAGATTCTCAGCCTGGACATATCGGAAATTGCCGAACTGCCGCCCCTACTCTCGGCCAGCAACCACCAGTATTTCAGTATCGGCACCCACCCTTGGAATATCGACCGACAAGACCAGCAACGCAACTGGCAAATCCAGCATCGCCTTTGCAATGACCCGCGCGTGCTTGCCGTCGGCGAATCCGGCCTGGATAAATGCATCGATATTCCTTTGGAACGTCAAACTGCGGTATTCCAAGGCCAGATCGAATTGGCCGAACAGATCGGCAAACCGTTAATCGTTCATTGCGTGCGTGCTTACAACGAACTAATTCCGTTAAAGAAATCGGCGAGGCCGAACCAAGCATGGCTCGTGCACGGCTTTACCGGCAAACCGGCTTTGGCCGAGCAACTGCTGAGACACGGCTGTTACCTGTCGTTCGGAAAATACCTGCTCACACCCGGGCATCCCTCGCGAAAAGCGCTGTTGATCACGCCGCTGGAGCGCTTATTCCTGGAAACCGACGCCTCGACCCAGCTTTCGATTAGCGAAATCTATAACGAAGCGGCTAAAATCCTCGGTTTGGACATCCAAACCCTGCAACGCCGAATCGTTGCCAATTTTCAAAGAGTATTCCTGCATGACTGA
- a CDS encoding tRNA threonylcarbamoyladenosine dehydratase, with protein sequence MTDLSWLSRTELLIGKPKLDKLQQSHVLVVGMGGVGSFAAEFICRAGVGEMTIVDGDVVDPSNRNRQLPALATTHGQSKADIMGERLLAINPDLKLHIRHEFITPDTAAELLNTHYDYIVDAIDSLTPKIHLIRAAKSRKMKIVSSMGAGGKMDPTHLKVVDISKTYNCPFAQFIRVRLRKHGISRGVKVVFSPEVVNKDSLMFTDGSNYKKSAYGTISYLPAAFGGVCASVVIRNLIHDPAHSHKHQV encoded by the coding sequence ATGACTGATTTAAGCTGGCTGTCCCGTACCGAATTGCTGATCGGCAAACCCAAGCTGGATAAGCTCCAGCAATCCCATGTCTTGGTGGTGGGCATGGGCGGCGTCGGCTCATTTGCTGCCGAGTTCATCTGCCGGGCCGGGGTTGGCGAGATGACCATCGTCGACGGCGACGTGGTTGATCCCAGCAACCGCAACCGCCAGCTGCCGGCGCTGGCGACGACCCACGGCCAGTCCAAGGCCGACATCATGGGCGAGCGTTTATTGGCGATCAATCCGGATTTGAAACTGCACATCCGCCACGAATTCATCACCCCGGACACCGCCGCCGAACTGTTGAACACCCATTACGATTACATCGTCGACGCCATCGACAGCCTGACGCCCAAGATTCATTTAATCCGCGCCGCCAAAAGCCGCAAGATGAAGATCGTCAGCTCGATGGGCGCCGGCGGCAAGATGGACCCGACCCATCTCAAGGTGGTGGATATTTCCAAGACCTATAACTGCCCGTTCGCCCAGTTCATCCGCGTCCGCTTGCGCAAACACGGCATCAGTCGCGGCGTGAAAGTGGTGTTTTCGCCGGAAGTGGTAAATAAAGATTCGTTGATGTTCACCGACGGCAGCAATTACAAAAAATCGGCCTACGGCACGATTTCCTATTTGCCGGCGGCGTTCGGCGGGGTGTGCGCCTCGGTGGTGATCCGCAACCTGATCCACGATCCGGCCCACAGCCATAAACATCAAGTATGA